One part of the Augochlora pura isolate Apur16 chromosome 3, APUR_v2.2.1, whole genome shotgun sequence genome encodes these proteins:
- the LOC144479145 gene encoding uncharacterized protein LOC144479145 produces MSFSKAKIQRFNEFKNNVPPPGAYNPKFETKVKGSVIEKTERFHDNKSVVSAECNLSVSSKSTGAIASFRTPQLPRKKIITRPCSKTKPRALIMPSGNKLKYKSEHQLADLQIECENKDKTIQEYEKLIEEIKENRETLESQLEELRRKQVEVDEQYRKDIETMARLQLEVKNNQDEKHQAEMMRLRCQVLEIAEEREHEFRARKIMEGDLRNRIEDLTKRIAKLEYELQKKKQDHEEKIIKIEKEVEELQMKLEELNETRIQEINLLGYEKADLNIRISSLTDQLAECEEKLKKAIAENDDKVNTMIREATSAVEEEMRLTAERYKICLSRVEKERAELDERLLQKDAEISRLSILLEDLKTSAETQESFGQSLQMELDRAETELAEKKEELRALKDQIRTEAAEMVARKKRFEVIMADNQASVAALTTRLAQSNTEVERLQRELKRGEDYITEHRDLLNIMRNNSQIVHAQVHALMEQLDAKKGLVNELEVETLNEVESVRSIFESKIEDLSQIVAKEVTKLKTDCEAKDAQNAEMRSQLHEMANHLNGARDMLLQLEEWNDAQELEISRVELFNCKLNEQLKKSILAMEEANYSLETQSVNHKAAMDEVNAKIQELSETIKTLEEKNNSMQDKTKALNEEKLRREAAEEEVRKLREHNARLMNDHQEISEKYAEIIGHQNHKQRIKHVSQLKDKINQLEQEMRSKTKKIEQQQKTIEKLKTEDKRIHSKGKENVISVSKNTHTTPISSPLKPLTPLRSRND; encoded by the exons ATGTCGTTTTCAAAAGCCAAGATCCAGAGGTTCAACGAATTCAAAA ACAACGTTCCACCACCAGGAGCATACAATCCGAAATTCGAAACGAAAGTGAAAGGATCAGTAATTGAAAAAACTGAGAGATTTCACGATAATAAAAGCGTCGTCAGTGCTGAATGCAATTTGTCAGTTTCTAGCAAAAGCACTGGTGCGATAGCAAGTTTTAGAACG CCGCAACTtccgcgaaaaaaaattattacaagacCATGTTCAAAGACAAAGCCGCGGGCTCTTATTATGCCCAGCggcaacaaattaaaatacaaatcagAACACCAACTAGCAGATCTTCAGATAGAATGCGAGAATAAAGACAAAACCATACAAGAAtacgagaaattaattgaggaaattaaagaaaatcggGAGACATTGGAGTCGCAACTAGAGGAACTACGTAGAAAACAAGTGGAAGTAGATGAGCAATATAGGAAAGACATCGAGACAATG gcAAGATTGCAGTTAGAAGTGAAAAATAATCAGGATGAGAAACACCAAGCAGAAATGATGCGCCTGCGTTGTCAAGTTTTAGAAATTGCAGAAGAAAGAGAACACGAATTTCgtgctagaaaaattatggaGGGCGATCTTAGAAATCGCATCGAAGACTTGACCAAAAGAATAGCTAAGTTGGAGTATGAATTGCAGAAGAAGAAACAAGATCAcgaagaaaaa ataataaaaattgagaaagagGTAGAAGAGTTGCAAATGAAGTTAGAGGAATTGAATGAAACACGCATACAGGAAATTAATCTGTTAGGGTACGAAAAAGCAGACTTAAATATACGAATTAGTAGTTTAACTGATCAACTGGCCGAatgcgaagaaaaattgaagaaagcAATCGCCGAGAACGATGACAAA GTGAACACAATGATTCGGGAGGCTACGTCGGctgtagaagaagaaatgcGACTGACAGcagaaaggtataaaatatgtttatctCGGGTAGAAAAGGAACGGGCAGAATTGGACGAAAGATTATTGCAAAAAGATGCTGAAATTTCTAGACTCTCCATATTGCTTGAGGACTTGAAGACCTCTGCGGAAACTCAG GAGAGCTTTGGGCAAAGTTTACAAATGGAACTAGATCGAGCAGAGACCGAATTAGcagaaaagaaggaagaatTGAGGGCTCTGAAAGATCAGATACGTACAGAAGCAGCAGAGATGGTGGCTAGGAAAAAGAG ATTTGAAGTCATAATGGCCGACAATCAAGCATCGGTGGCCGCTTTAACTACACGATTAGCGCAAAGCAATACTGAGGTAGAAAGACTGCAACGTGAATTAAAACGTGGAGAGGACTATATAACCGAGCATCgggatttattaaacattatgCGTAATAATTCACAAATAGTACATGCACAAGTGCATGCCTTGATGGAGCAGTTAGATGCTAAGAAAGGATTAGTCAACGAACTGGAAGTCGAAACTTTGAACGAAGTAGAATCAGTGAGATCCattttcgaatcgaaaatCGAAGATTTGAGTCAAATAGTGGCGAAAGAAGTAACGAAGTTAAAAACCGATTGTGAAGCAAAGGATGCTCAAAATGCTGAG ATGAGAAGCCAACTACATGAAATGGCCAATCATCTGAACGGGGCACGAGACATGCTGCTTCAATTGGAAGAATGGAACGATGCTCAGGAACTTGAAATTTCACGGgtagaattgtttaattgtaaACTTAACGAACAGTTAAAGAAAAGTATATTAGCAATGGAGGAGGCTAATTACTCGCTTGAAACGCAATCTGTAAACCACAAAGCTGCTATGGATGag GTAAATGCAAAGATTCAGGAACTTTCGGAAACAATTAAAACCCTTGAGGAGAAGAATAACTCTATGCAAGATAAGACTAAAGCATTGAATGAAGAAAAACTACGTCGGGAAGCAGCGGAAGA GGAAGTTAGAAAGCTTCGCGAACACAATGCGCGTCTCATGAATGATCATCAAGAGATTAGTGAAAAGTATGCAGAAATAATTGGCCATCAGAATCATAAACAGCGAATCAAGCATGTGTCACAATTGAAAGATAAAATCAATCAACTAGAGCAG GAAATGCGTTCCAAGACAAAGAAGATAGAACAACAacagaaaacaattgaaaagtTAAAGACAGAAGACAAGCGTATACATAGCAAAgggaaagaaaatgtaatcaGTGTTTCTAAGAATACGCATACGACACCTATATCATCTCCCCTTAAACCATTAACACCTCTAAGAAGTAGAAATGACTAA